Proteins encoded within one genomic window of Bradyrhizobium sp. AZCC 1719:
- a CDS encoding acetate--CoA ligase family protein, whose translation MNRFERFFQPRSIAIVGASQDLASISGQPIAHLKSKGYAGAVLPINPRYEEVAGYRCYPDVASLPEVPDVAVIAVGAKRVPDALNELGRKGCRFAVILSSGFAETGEEGARAQRELTKIARRYDMDVIGPNCQGYMNISDNIHVGFGAPYGMTYSRGAVSVTSQSGAFGNSIVMIANDEGLGFRHYVSTGNESVTTSLDFIDAMIDDTGTHVIAAYVEGFQDARRLMQIGRRALEANKPILVWKVGTSDAGARAAASHTANLGGAMALYRAAFRQAGIVEVNDIGDLADCAKALLLQRRPRGNRLAIITISGGAGIAMADRAAADGLALPALAEQSVAALREVLPSFASVANPLDVTASLFSDADLLRVALETIARDPSVDMIALVLAAASGKMAVTLAREIVRISAEFDIPIFVAWNADATSNRDAYAILDDAGIPRYASPVRCARGIGALWAFTSARQRLARTKGEQSEQIPSTSQMLILAGRETDLSEFESKQFLKAYGIPSTREILSQNVDEAVRAAQSIGFPVVLKIQSSDIPHKTEAGGVRIGLRDDRSVHDAFEAIMANARAYAPNAAIQGVVVQEMVTDGVELILGINNDPLFGPAIMVGLGGIFAEVMKDVSFRLAPITRSDAEDMLRELRGFALLDGARSRPKADVAAVVDTLMRLSALAVSRAADLAELDINPLAVLPAGRGVRALDALVKPRAVSSV comes from the coding sequence ATGAACCGTTTCGAACGCTTCTTCCAACCGCGCTCGATCGCCATCGTCGGTGCGTCGCAGGATCTCGCCTCCATCAGCGGACAGCCCATCGCCCACTTGAAGTCCAAGGGCTATGCCGGAGCGGTGCTGCCGATCAACCCGCGCTATGAAGAAGTGGCGGGCTATCGTTGCTATCCCGACGTTGCCTCGTTACCTGAAGTACCCGACGTGGCGGTCATCGCCGTGGGTGCAAAGCGCGTGCCGGACGCGCTCAATGAGTTGGGGAGAAAGGGTTGCCGATTTGCCGTCATCTTGTCCTCGGGCTTTGCAGAAACCGGCGAGGAGGGCGCTCGAGCCCAGCGGGAGCTGACGAAGATTGCCCGACGATATGACATGGACGTCATTGGCCCAAATTGCCAGGGCTACATGAACATCAGCGACAACATCCACGTGGGCTTCGGCGCTCCCTACGGCATGACTTATTCGCGCGGAGCCGTGAGTGTGACTTCGCAGAGCGGTGCATTCGGCAATTCGATTGTGATGATTGCAAACGATGAGGGGCTGGGCTTTCGCCACTACGTGTCCACCGGCAACGAGTCGGTCACCACGTCGCTCGACTTCATCGACGCGATGATAGATGACACCGGAACGCATGTCATCGCCGCCTATGTCGAAGGCTTTCAGGATGCTCGCCGTCTGATGCAGATCGGCCGGCGTGCGCTCGAGGCCAACAAGCCGATACTGGTGTGGAAAGTCGGTACCTCCGACGCGGGAGCTAGAGCGGCCGCCTCGCATACCGCCAATCTCGGGGGCGCGATGGCGCTGTATAGAGCCGCATTCCGCCAGGCCGGCATCGTCGAGGTCAACGACATCGGCGATCTCGCTGATTGCGCCAAGGCGCTGCTGCTGCAGCGTCGGCCTCGGGGCAACCGCTTGGCGATCATCACCATTTCGGGAGGCGCCGGCATCGCGATGGCGGATCGCGCAGCCGCCGATGGGTTGGCGCTGCCGGCTCTTGCCGAGCAAAGCGTGGCGGCGCTGCGCGAGGTGCTGCCATCGTTCGCCTCGGTTGCCAATCCGCTGGACGTGACGGCAAGCCTGTTTAGTGACGCCGATCTGCTGCGCGTCGCACTCGAAACGATTGCACGCGATCCAAGCGTCGACATGATTGCGCTCGTGCTCGCCGCGGCAAGCGGCAAGATGGCAGTCACCCTGGCCCGGGAAATTGTGCGCATCTCCGCCGAATTCGATATTCCGATCTTCGTGGCCTGGAACGCCGACGCGACCTCTAACCGAGACGCATACGCGATTCTTGATGACGCCGGCATTCCTCGCTACGCATCACCTGTGCGCTGTGCGCGCGGCATTGGCGCCCTGTGGGCGTTCACTAGCGCGCGCCAACGACTGGCCCGGACCAAGGGCGAGCAATCCGAACAGATACCATCCACGAGCCAGATGCTGATCCTCGCCGGGCGAGAGACGGACCTGAGCGAATTCGAAAGCAAGCAATTCCTCAAGGCTTACGGCATCCCGTCTACCCGCGAAATACTGAGTCAGAACGTTGACGAGGCAGTTCGTGCGGCGCAGTCAATCGGCTTTCCGGTGGTGCTCAAGATTCAGTCCAGCGACATCCCGCACAAGACCGAAGCCGGCGGTGTGCGGATCGGTCTCCGTGACGACAGATCGGTCCACGATGCATTTGAGGCGATCATGGCCAACGCGCGCGCTTACGCGCCGAACGCGGCGATCCAGGGGGTGGTCGTCCAGGAGATGGTCACGGATGGCGTCGAGCTGATCCTCGGCATCAACAACGATCCGCTTTTCGGTCCCGCGATCATGGTCGGGCTCGGCGGCATCTTTGCCGAGGTGATGAAAGACGTCAGCTTTCGGCTGGCGCCGATCACGCGCTCCGACGCGGAGGATATGTTGCGGGAATTGCGCGGTTTTGCGCTGCTGGACGGGGCGCGCAGCCGCCCGAAAGCCGACGTCGCGGCCGTGGTCGATACACTTATGCGGTTGTCGGCGCTGGCGGTCAGTCGCGCCGCCGACTTGGCGGAACTCGACATCAATCCGCTGGCGGTGCTTCCAGCGGGGCGGGGCGTCCGCGCTCTTGATGCTCTCGTCAAGCCTCGCGCGGTGAGCTCGGTATGA
- a CDS encoding DUF2270 domain-containing protein, protein MVDNAVETPGFDSAEMGALAHLYRAEIYRSTVWRTRLDNTTNWAVVTTGIALSASFSNSDASPLPLVIVGLLVIVFLMLEGRRYRYFHMYRARARLMETGLYGPILEGSRANRDTWSDVLGRNYRHVTFQISVPRAIGRRLRHNYGWILVIQAVAYYAKLIIHPVPIASLDQLWDRAAIGPIPGAITILAGAIFHIAWILFAFLTLQRDERDWRKRGQGNDNSRD, encoded by the coding sequence ATGGTTGATAACGCAGTAGAGACGCCGGGATTTGATTCGGCGGAAATGGGCGCGCTCGCTCATCTTTATCGCGCCGAGATTTACCGCAGCACCGTCTGGCGAACCCGATTGGACAATACGACAAACTGGGCAGTCGTGACGACCGGAATTGCACTCTCCGCAAGCTTCAGCAATTCCGACGCCTCTCCGTTGCCTTTGGTGATCGTTGGATTGCTGGTTATCGTTTTTCTTATGTTGGAAGGCCGTCGGTACCGATATTTCCATATGTATCGTGCAAGGGCGCGCCTCATGGAAACGGGCCTTTATGGACCAATTCTCGAAGGCTCCAGAGCAAACCGTGATACCTGGAGCGACGTCCTCGGCCGCAACTATCGCCATGTGACGTTCCAGATCAGCGTCCCGCGTGCGATAGGGAGACGTTTGCGGCACAACTACGGCTGGATACTCGTCATCCAGGCGGTAGCCTACTACGCCAAGCTTATCATACATCCGGTACCCATCGCGTCGCTCGACCAGCTTTGGGACCGTGCCGCCATCGGACCAATTCCAGGAGCGATAACGATTTTAGCCGGCGCCATCTTTCACATTGCCTGGATTCTGTTCGCCTTCCTCACGCTCCAACGCGACGAACGTGACTGGAGAAAACGAGGCCAAGGCAACGACAACAGCCGCGATTGA
- a CDS encoding sulfatase-like hydrolase/transferase yields the protein MSNVLFIMCDQLRWDHLSCYGHPYLQTPNIDALAARGVRFERAFVNSGVCGPSRMSYYTGRYPCSHRATWNRMPLPVDEVTLGEYLRDGGRSLALAGKTHVWPDVAGLDRLHIDGESELGVLLSRGGFVEADRYDGHHEPHGESGYPAFLQAHGYAGDRPWHDYVISALDADGGVVSGWSMRNVHLPARVSERHSETAYMTTVAMNFMERMGDAPWVLHLSYVKPHWPYVAPSPYHAMYKPDQCLPVVRNVSERRNAHPVVAAYRQHEESISFSSDECIRTVRPAYQGLIKQVDDHLGRLFEFMESKDLLADTLIIFTSDHGDFLGDHWLGEKELFYDTVQRVPLIVVDPSEKADTTRNAVDRRFVESVDIAPTILDFLGSPVPRHRIEGVSLLPQIRNDEIKGKTAVYSELDYSFRLARALRGKSAQNARAYSMRTDRWRYVYWLDEPEQLFDLQSDPNEFVDLGREATHQGVREQLRAELLDWLGRRKRRTTLTDEFVDSKANRHKEAGVFFGVW from the coding sequence ATGAGCAACGTACTCTTCATCATGTGTGACCAACTGAGGTGGGACCACCTCAGTTGCTACGGGCATCCCTATCTACAAACGCCCAACATCGATGCCTTGGCCGCACGGGGCGTGCGGTTCGAAAGAGCCTTTGTCAATAGCGGTGTCTGCGGGCCGAGCCGGATGAGCTATTACACCGGGCGCTACCCCTGCAGTCATCGCGCGACTTGGAACCGCATGCCCTTGCCTGTCGATGAGGTTACGCTGGGTGAATATCTGCGCGACGGGGGGCGCTCGCTCGCACTTGCCGGTAAGACGCACGTTTGGCCCGATGTCGCCGGCCTCGATCGACTGCACATCGATGGCGAAAGCGAGCTTGGCGTCCTGCTGTCAAGAGGCGGATTCGTGGAGGCTGACCGTTACGACGGCCATCATGAACCTCACGGCGAAAGCGGTTACCCCGCCTTTCTCCAGGCTCACGGCTACGCCGGAGATCGGCCCTGGCATGATTACGTCATCTCGGCCCTCGATGCCGACGGCGGGGTCGTCAGCGGGTGGAGCATGCGCAATGTTCATCTGCCTGCACGAGTTAGCGAACGCCACTCCGAGACCGCTTACATGACGACGGTGGCAATGAATTTCATGGAGCGCATGGGCGACGCCCCATGGGTTCTCCACCTCAGCTATGTCAAGCCACACTGGCCCTATGTGGCTCCCTCTCCATACCACGCGATGTACAAGCCGGATCAGTGTTTGCCTGTTGTGCGCAACGTGAGCGAGCGACGAAACGCCCACCCCGTGGTTGCTGCCTACCGCCAGCACGAGGAGAGCATCAGCTTCTCCTCCGACGAGTGCATTCGCACCGTTAGGCCCGCCTACCAGGGGCTGATCAAGCAGGTCGACGATCATCTCGGACGGCTGTTCGAGTTCATGGAATCGAAAGACCTCCTGGCCGACACCCTGATCATATTCACGTCGGACCATGGCGACTTCCTGGGTGACCATTGGCTCGGAGAAAAGGAACTGTTTTACGATACCGTGCAGCGAGTGCCGTTAATCGTGGTCGATCCTAGCGAAAAGGCCGATACGACCCGGAACGCGGTCGATAGACGCTTCGTGGAAAGCGTCGATATCGCTCCCACGATCCTCGACTTTCTTGGTTCGCCAGTTCCGCGGCATCGCATCGAAGGCGTCAGCCTTCTACCTCAAATCCGGAACGACGAGATTAAAGGCAAGACGGCCGTCTACTCGGAGCTCGACTACAGCTTTCGGCTGGCCCGTGCGCTTCGCGGGAAGTCGGCGCAGAATGCACGCGCCTACAGCATGCGCACCGACCGCTGGCGTTACGTCTATTGGCTGGACGAGCCGGAGCAACTCTTCGATCTGCAGTCCGACCCCAACGAGTTCGTGGACCTGGGGCGTGAAGCGACCCATCAAGGTGTTCGCGAACAACTACGGGCCGAGCTTTTGGACTGGCTGGGGCGCCGAAAGCGGCGCACAACGCTCACCGACGAGTTCGTCGACAGCAAAGCCAATCGTCACAAGGAAGCCGGCGTGTTTTTCGGAGTGTGGTGA
- a CDS encoding MarR family winged helix-turn-helix transcriptional regulator, whose translation MGSSLMAVHSAKLSLVGSTLPLQRFLTYRLSRLNAKLNRQAVATLKKTCDLKLPEWRLISLLATYGERNGRWIGDTAEIDPGLLSRTFRSLELRNLISARRDEEDRREVYFALTRKGRQLYEKTHPNMQARQQALFAALDAHEQSAIFKIIDKLEIAADARDGSRQSR comes from the coding sequence ATGGGTTCCAGCCTCATGGCAGTGCATTCCGCGAAGCTAAGCCTAGTCGGCAGCACGTTGCCGCTGCAGCGATTTCTGACCTATCGGCTGTCGCGCCTGAACGCGAAGCTCAATCGGCAGGCGGTCGCCACGCTCAAGAAGACATGCGACCTTAAGCTTCCGGAGTGGCGCCTGATTTCGCTGCTGGCGACGTATGGTGAACGAAATGGCCGATGGATCGGCGACACTGCGGAGATTGATCCAGGCCTGCTCAGCCGGACATTCCGGTCACTGGAATTGCGAAACCTGATTTCGGCGCGCCGTGACGAGGAGGATCGCCGCGAAGTCTACTTCGCGTTGACGCGAAAGGGGCGGCAGCTCTACGAGAAGACCCATCCAAACATGCAGGCACGCCAGCAGGCGCTGTTTGCCGCGCTCGACGCGCATGAGCAGTCGGCGATCTTCAAGATCATCGACAAGCTCGAGATCGCAGCCGATGCCCGAGACGGTTCGCGGCAGTCCCGATGA